A stretch of the Triplophysa dalaica isolate WHDGS20190420 chromosome 19, ASM1584641v1, whole genome shotgun sequence genome encodes the following:
- the txndc15 gene encoding thioredoxin domain-containing protein 15 has product MNSTSNRSRSFALFVLLIAGVVRLSDADVDEVPEFKARDESGEVRPPRQQFKTAEMADAVMGTAHSPIIEHVIPKELQESLLGEHCVDDEQCKASSELEETPEPMISAVIHNNPFDTKSQNLTETSKTYKVNCDKRNITGIENFTIQVLNSSQDLMEFLNANGTECSLVLFYTTWCQFSANLAPHFNALPRAFPTMHFLALDASQHSSLSTRFGTVAVPNILLFQGAKPMARFNQTERTLETLTSFITNQTGFEPSPDQAVGSEDHLGPLPAAPVKSIDWLFVFSVLFISAFTLYAILCTDSIRWLIPGQDHEHQE; this is encoded by the exons ATGAACTCAACATCAAACCGAAGCCGCAGTTTCGCgctgtttgtgttgttgatCGCGGGAGTGGTGAGGCTCTCAGAtgcag atGTAGATGAGGTTCCCGAGTTCAAAGCTCGTGATGAATCTGGTGAGGTTCGGCCACCGAGACAGCAGTTCAAGACAGCTGAGATGGCAGATGCAGTGATGGGAACAGCACATTCTCCTATCATAGAGCATGTCATTCCCAAAGAGCTGCAGGAGTCTCTACTGGGAGAACATTGTGTCGATGATGAACAGTGTAAAGCTTCCTCTGAGCTGGAGGAGACACCTGAGCCCATGATATCAGCAGTGATTCACAATAACCCCTTCGACACGAAGAGCCAGAACTTAACGGAGACTTCCAAAACTTACAAGGTCAACTGTGATAAGAGGAATATTACGGGAATAGAGAACTTCACAATCCAGGTTCTCAATTCCTCTCAG GACCTGATGGAGTTTTTGAATGCCAACGGTACAGAGTGTTCCTTGGTTCTCTTTTACACAACATGGTGTCAGTTTTCTGCAAACCTTGCTCCTCATTTCAACGCATTGCCACGAGcctttcccacaatgcacttcCTGGCACTTGATGCTTCTCAGCATAGCAG TCTGTCAACTCGGTTTGGAACGGTGGCTGTCCCCAATATACTTTTGTTTCAAGGTGCCAAACCAATGGCCAgattcaaccaaacagaaagaACGTTAGAAACTCTTACATCGTTCATAACCAACCAGACAG GTTTTGAACCAAGTCCTGATCAAGCTGTAGGAAGCGAAGACCATTTAGGACCTCTGCCTGCAGCTCCTGTGAAAAGCATTGACTGGCTCTTTgtattttctgttctgtttataTCAGCCTTTACACTGTATGCCATTCTTTGCACAGACAGCATTCGTTGGCTAATACCTGGACAAGACCATGAGCACCAGGAATAG